The following are from one region of the Paracoccus sp. S3-43 genome:
- a CDS encoding HlyD family efflux transporter periplasmic adaptor subunit, with the protein MAKPGRNTIILGGLAVVAVLGWLAWDRLQPAGLPAGFASANGRIEATEVDIAALTGGRIAEITAAEGDMVSAGDVLVQMDVVQLNAQKRQAEAQLARAEIGVETARALVAQAEAQERAARAAVDQAGSVADAASRRLERSEQLAKTSAISQQVLDDDRARDAQARAGVASAEASHAAALAGVSSAQAQVVDASAAVEAAKASIDAIQASLDDATLKAPRTGRIQYRIAQEGEIVGSGGRILSLVDLGDVYMTVFLPTSQVGRVQVGSEVRLVMDAAREFVIPATVSYVADVAQFTPKTVETADEREKLMFRVRARIDPELLSRHIEYVKTGLPGMAYLRLDPDAAWPDFLSNVAK; encoded by the coding sequence ATGGCAAAGCCCGGCAGAAACACCATTATTCTGGGCGGCCTGGCCGTTGTCGCCGTGCTTGGCTGGCTGGCCTGGGACCGGCTGCAACCCGCCGGTCTGCCGGCGGGTTTTGCCAGCGCCAATGGCCGGATCGAGGCGACCGAGGTGGATATCGCGGCGCTCACCGGCGGCCGAATCGCCGAAATCACCGCTGCCGAAGGTGACATGGTCAGCGCAGGCGATGTGCTGGTGCAGATGGACGTGGTGCAGCTGAACGCACAAAAACGTCAGGCCGAAGCGCAGCTTGCCCGCGCCGAAATCGGCGTCGAGACAGCAAGGGCGCTGGTCGCTCAGGCCGAGGCACAAGAGCGCGCGGCCCGGGCCGCGGTTGATCAGGCAGGCTCGGTTGCCGATGCCGCGTCGCGCAGGCTTGAACGCTCTGAGCAGCTTGCAAAGACCAGTGCGATCTCGCAGCAGGTGCTGGATGATGACCGCGCCCGGGACGCCCAGGCCCGCGCCGGTGTGGCCTCGGCCGAAGCCAGCCATGCGGCAGCGCTGGCGGGGGTCAGCAGCGCGCAGGCGCAGGTGGTCGATGCAAGTGCGGCCGTCGAGGCGGCAAAGGCGTCGATTGATGCGATCCAGGCCTCTCTGGACGACGCCACGCTGAAAGCGCCGCGCACGGGCCGGATCCAGTATCGCATCGCACAAGAGGGCGAGATTGTCGGCTCTGGCGGGCGGATCCTCAGCCTTGTCGATCTGGGCGATGTCTATATGACGGTTTTTCTGCCGACATCGCAGGTCGGCCGGGTGCAGGTCGGATCAGAGGTGCGCCTTGTCATGGATGCGGCGCGGGAATTCGTGATCCCGGCCACGGTTTCCTATGTTGCCGATGTGGCGCAGTTCACGCCAAAGACGGTCGAGACCGCCGATGAGCGCGAAAAGCTGATGTTCCGCGTCCGTGCCCGCATCGACCCCGAGCTGCTGTCGCGGCATATCGAATATGTCAAAACCGGCCTGCCGGGCATGGCCTATCTGCGGCTTGATCCGGATGCCGCCTGGCCTGACTTTCTTTCCAATGTCGCGAAATGA
- a CDS encoding TetR/AcrR family transcriptional regulator — protein MLLKNQLNNTTRCGLHLAAPLLRGSIFSFFASKPPDEHKPPMPRTLNSANSTDRMPGQATGKERILASAMLLFARMPYSDTSLRDIAAAAGVDVAYVHRAFGSKAEIFRQALLALAPLDDIAAGDLDGATMINRICDLAFLRDPRKVEDVRPLHLLTQSSLCSEARAIIAQFFGTSLALPLSRAFGHADPGRAHFALSLLSGFVTHRAIFGPADLLAIPEADQRQMLQTALMNAMLPGCSDGVFGWRPI, from the coding sequence TTGCTGTTGAAAAACCAGCTAAACAACACGACCCGGTGTGGGCTGCACCTTGCCGCACCTCTGCTCCGGGGCAGCATTTTCAGTTTCTTCGCGTCGAAGCCACCGGACGAACACAAGCCACCCATGCCAAGGACGCTCAACTCAGCCAACTCGACCGACCGCATGCCGGGGCAGGCAACCGGGAAAGAACGCATTCTTGCATCGGCGATGCTGCTTTTCGCGCGGATGCCCTATTCCGACACCAGCCTGCGCGACATCGCCGCCGCGGCTGGGGTCGATGTGGCCTATGTCCATCGCGCCTTCGGGTCGAAGGCCGAGATATTCCGTCAGGCCTTGCTGGCGCTTGCGCCCCTCGATGACATCGCCGCAGGGGACCTCGATGGCGCGACCATGATCAACCGGATCTGCGATCTGGCCTTCCTGCGTGATCCGCGCAAGGTAGAAGATGTCAGGCCGCTTCATTTACTGACACAGTCCAGCCTCTGCAGCGAGGCGCGGGCGATCATTGCGCAATTCTTTGGCACGTCACTAGCCCTGCCTCTAAGCAGGGCGTTTGGCCATGCGGATCCGGGACGGGCGCATTTCGCGCTTAGCCTTCTCAGCGGTTTCGTGACCCATCGTGCGATTTTCGGGCCTGCGGATTTGCTGGCTATCCCCGAGGCGGATCAGCGACAGATGCTGCAAACCGCCCTGATGAACGCAATGCTGCCTGGTTGTTCAGATGGGGTATTCGGCTGGCGTCCCATCTAG
- a CDS encoding terminase gpA endonuclease subunit, which yields MNLAFAPERIEMWPLARLQPYAKNAKVHGPDQVAKIAASMAEFGWTVPCLVGDDGELIAGHGRVLAATQLGLTEAPVIVLGHRTVRTPYMREIMDRLSAGDTMQRIVFMKAAQVGATEAGNNWIGFAIHQAPGPMLAVQPTVELAKRNSRQRIDPLIDESPELRERVKPARSRDAGNTMLSKEFAGGILIMTGANSAVGLRSTPARYIFLDEVDAYPASADEEGDPVTLAEARSLTFAHRRKVLLVSTPTIRGLSRIEREYEVSDQRRYFVPCPHCGAMQWLKFDRLRWQKGKPETAEYHCEGCDAAITEHHKTAMLEGGEWRATATAADPTTVGYHLSALYSPIGWLSWERIVRAWDAAQGSDEAIKAFRNTILGETWVETGKAPDWRQQETNSAPSPRTGTEAVSESGFPLIGKMEALAHPQGLRWGPLQMLTRC from the coding sequence ATGAACCTCGCCTTCGCCCCCGAGCGGATCGAGATGTGGCCGCTTGCGCGCCTCCAACCCTACGCGAAGAACGCGAAGGTGCACGGGCCCGACCAGGTCGCAAAAATCGCCGCCAGCATGGCCGAGTTCGGCTGGACCGTGCCCTGCCTCGTCGGCGATGACGGCGAACTGATAGCGGGCCATGGCCGGGTGCTGGCCGCGACGCAGCTCGGGCTGACCGAAGCGCCGGTGATCGTGCTCGGGCACCGGACGGTGCGCACGCCCTACATGCGCGAGATCATGGACCGGCTGTCGGCCGGCGACACGATGCAGCGGATCGTGTTCATGAAGGCCGCGCAGGTCGGGGCGACCGAGGCGGGCAACAACTGGATCGGCTTTGCGATCCACCAGGCACCGGGCCCGATGCTTGCGGTCCAGCCGACGGTGGAACTTGCCAAGCGCAACTCACGCCAGCGGATCGACCCGCTGATCGACGAGAGCCCCGAGCTGCGGGAGCGGGTCAAACCGGCCCGGTCGCGAGATGCGGGCAATACGATGCTGTCGAAGGAGTTCGCGGGTGGCATCCTGATCATGACCGGGGCCAATTCGGCGGTCGGGCTGCGGTCCACCCCGGCGCGGTACATCTTCCTCGACGAGGTCGATGCCTATCCCGCCTCGGCCGACGAGGAAGGCGATCCGGTCACGTTGGCCGAGGCACGGTCGCTGACCTTCGCCCATCGGCGCAAGGTGCTGCTGGTGTCGACGCCCACCATCCGGGGGCTGAGCCGGATCGAACGGGAATACGAGGTGAGCGACCAGCGCCGGTACTTCGTGCCGTGCCCGCATTGCGGCGCGATGCAATGGCTGAAGTTCGACCGGCTGCGCTGGCAGAAGGGTAAGCCGGAAACGGCGGAATATCACTGCGAGGGCTGCGACGCGGCAATCACGGAACACCACAAGACGGCGATGCTGGAAGGCGGCGAGTGGCGGGCGACCGCCACGGCCGCCGATCCGACCACGGTCGGGTATCACCTCTCGGCGCTCTATTCGCCGATCGGCTGGCTGAGCTGGGAGCGGATCGTTCGGGCATGGGACGCAGCTCAGGGGTCGGACGAGGCGATCAAGGCGTTCCGCAACACCATCCTAGGCGAGACATGGGTCGAGACCGGGAAAGCGCCCGACTGGCGGCAGCAGGAGACCAACAGCGCGCCATCCCCGCGAACAGGCACGGAAGCTGTTTCCGAGTCGGGATTTCCATTGATCGGGAAAATGGAAGCACTCGCCCATCCGCAGGGCCTTCGATGGGGGCCTCTGCAAATGTTGACCAGGTGTTGA
- a CDS encoding DUF6362 family protein: MADREWTADCVADHFEEAFSTLRKLPPVKAQGYFNTWPDIVRTSREIAAMEPQPMRVWPSAAAITRLEQTFDWVLWIEEAERKLVWSRAARVPWKQISGELGCDRTTAWRRWQLALTKIAARLNAQ, from the coding sequence ATGGCTGATCGCGAATGGACCGCCGACTGCGTCGCCGATCATTTCGAAGAGGCGTTCAGCACGCTGCGCAAGCTGCCGCCGGTGAAGGCGCAGGGCTACTTCAACACTTGGCCCGACATCGTGCGGACGAGCCGCGAGATCGCGGCGATGGAGCCGCAGCCGATGCGGGTCTGGCCCTCGGCCGCCGCGATCACCCGGCTCGAGCAGACCTTCGACTGGGTGCTCTGGATCGAGGAGGCAGAGCGCAAGCTGGTCTGGTCGCGCGCGGCCCGGGTGCCGTGGAAGCAGATCAGCGGGGAACTTGGCTGCGACCGCACCACCGCCTGGCGGCGCTGGCAGCTGGCGCTGACCAAGATTGCTGCGCGGCTGAATGCGCAGTGA
- a CDS encoding toprim domain-containing protein has protein sequence MSGRDWRAFDAELRARVPELAVELLGKPTFRAGQEWRWGRKGSLSVVVGGARAGMWFDHEEGRGGWFSDLVGRDLGMARDDATDWIADRIGMAALPRPTRQRSTPGAMRANNPGEPPTAPATAPPESNPDDDAAPAPNRADEAAERAARIWTSAGPAPADHPYLVAKQAEPLALRMDVGRRLIVPLQDIDGRIHSLETIAPDGAKRFLAGGAKKGHFAVVGADPRPLKEPTSPVLICEGWATGASLHIATGHIVIAAMDAGNLMPVAEALRARFPAADLVLVADNDAKPDRDSNPGVEAARKVALAVDGRLAVPDSPGDANDLFCAEGPDAVAALVAGAARIPPPPPTYPAPVRTPDEARASLAEAIAGFMAAIPDYWAAVEAAQEEATNPDADRDPLDFNIVARAALPPLLGLPVDVGLGKTSSARAAIAELIAAGGLGQRKVVYAVPRHDLGADQVTELKALGLSAMLWKGRTAPDPTDDNPDRLMCLDTEATFDALEIEHPVEQSCCKVKNGAELLLCPWFHECGYQRQKPLAQAAQVIVCAHDSLFHMKPQAIGEVGLLVIDEGFWQSGLRGLDGKATLTQDGLEPGRTSVTCYTGKGKMDVGATADLVAARERLCKALRVTEPGPLRLGLLEAVGLTPDDCRHAATLERRRMRDAGLRPGMSPVERRKRIEAVLLPAGEPWAPPGRCATLWLILAEALDNGHDAAGAELVHEMTDAGSVRALRLRWRSRMRTGWAAAAPILHLDATLRPELVQTYLPRLRLGTPVAARQPHVRVLQVTGSPTSARALTPSADAPERDRKAAASRLRDLRAWIELRARQCHRPGQAIDLLIVGQKAAIDALRSAGLPPRVEAVHFNALSGLDRWGGIGGMVILGRTLPAPHTVELIAMALTGRMPAPNPEDAGWWYPMVERRVRLAGDRTAPLAMEEHADPIAEAVRWSICEGELIQAMGRGRGVNRTAATPLEIDLLTDVVLPITVDALVPWSELRPTRRDLMALTGIVLENAADMAACFPELWPTREAAKKDGQRKGTNDYYRDLYNSRLSPSSAEVTYRPTGAGHRTRTARADLTRIPDPEAWLTNRLGPLASFELTVCNSDASEANGPSSAVRLDALASRLTASMQAVLVARRAALDVLSARLEAAKPVAPTRSVHPKPTEEIDA, from the coding sequence ATGAGCGGGCGGGACTGGCGGGCCTTCGATGCCGAGCTGCGCGCCCGCGTGCCGGAGCTGGCGGTGGAGCTTCTGGGCAAGCCGACCTTCCGCGCGGGGCAGGAATGGCGCTGGGGCCGCAAGGGCAGCCTCTCGGTCGTCGTCGGGGGCGCGCGGGCGGGGATGTGGTTCGACCACGAGGAAGGTCGGGGCGGCTGGTTCTCGGATCTCGTCGGCCGCGATCTCGGCATGGCGCGCGACGATGCGACCGACTGGATCGCCGACCGGATCGGTATGGCGGCGCTGCCACGGCCGACTCGTCAGCGATCGACACCAGGCGCAATGCGCGCAAACAATCCGGGCGAGCCGCCAACGGCACCGGCCACGGCGCCGCCCGAGAGCAACCCCGATGACGATGCCGCGCCCGCGCCGAACCGCGCGGACGAGGCCGCCGAGCGCGCGGCCCGGATTTGGACCAGCGCCGGTCCCGCCCCGGCCGACCACCCCTATCTCGTCGCCAAGCAGGCAGAGCCGCTCGCCCTGCGCATGGACGTGGGCCGCCGCCTCATCGTTCCGCTGCAGGACATCGACGGCCGGATCCACAGTCTCGAGACCATCGCGCCGGACGGGGCCAAGCGTTTCCTGGCCGGCGGCGCGAAGAAGGGGCATTTCGCGGTGGTGGGTGCGGACCCCCGGCCGCTTAAGGAGCCCACAAGCCCCGTCCTGATCTGCGAGGGCTGGGCCACGGGTGCGAGCCTGCACATCGCCACGGGCCACATTGTCATTGCCGCCATGGATGCCGGCAACCTGATGCCCGTCGCCGAGGCGCTGCGGGCGCGCTTTCCGGCGGCCGACCTCGTCCTCGTCGCCGACAACGACGCGAAGCCCGACCGCGACAGCAATCCCGGTGTCGAGGCGGCCCGCAAGGTCGCGCTCGCGGTCGACGGCCGTCTTGCCGTGCCCGACAGCCCTGGCGACGCCAACGACCTTTTTTGCGCAGAGGGGCCGGACGCCGTTGCGGCGCTCGTCGCCGGTGCGGCCCGGATCCCGCCGCCACCGCCGACCTATCCGGCGCCGGTCCGGACGCCCGACGAGGCCCGCGCCAGCCTTGCCGAGGCCATCGCCGGCTTCATGGCCGCGATCCCGGACTACTGGGCCGCCGTCGAGGCGGCGCAGGAGGAGGCGACGAATCCCGACGCCGACCGCGACCCGCTGGATTTCAACATCGTGGCGCGGGCGGCGCTGCCGCCGCTCCTCGGCCTGCCGGTCGATGTGGGCCTCGGCAAGACCTCGAGCGCGCGCGCCGCCATCGCCGAGCTGATCGCCGCAGGCGGGCTTGGGCAACGCAAGGTCGTCTATGCCGTCCCACGCCACGATCTCGGCGCCGATCAGGTCACGGAGCTCAAAGCGCTCGGCCTCAGCGCCATGCTCTGGAAGGGCCGTACCGCACCCGATCCGACCGACGACAATCCCGACCGGCTGATGTGCCTCGACACGGAGGCCACCTTCGACGCGCTCGAGATCGAGCACCCGGTCGAACAGAGCTGCTGCAAGGTCAAGAACGGGGCGGAACTGCTGCTCTGCCCCTGGTTCCACGAGTGCGGCTACCAGCGCCAGAAGCCGCTGGCGCAGGCGGCGCAGGTGATCGTCTGCGCCCATGACAGCCTTTTCCACATGAAGCCGCAGGCCATCGGCGAAGTCGGGCTCCTCGTCATCGACGAGGGCTTCTGGCAGTCGGGTCTGCGCGGTCTCGACGGCAAGGCGACGCTCACGCAGGACGGGCTGGAGCCCGGCCGCACCTCGGTCACCTGCTACACCGGCAAGGGAAAGATGGATGTCGGCGCCACCGCCGACCTGGTCGCCGCGCGCGAGCGCCTCTGCAAGGCGCTGCGTGTCACCGAGCCCGGTCCGCTGCGTCTGGGCCTGCTGGAAGCCGTCGGTCTCACGCCGGACGACTGCCGCCACGCCGCGACGCTGGAACGCCGCCGGATGCGCGACGCGGGCCTCCGTCCGGGCATGTCGCCGGTCGAGCGGCGCAAGCGCATCGAGGCGGTCCTGCTGCCCGCGGGCGAGCCGTGGGCCCCGCCCGGGCGCTGCGCCACGCTCTGGCTGATCCTCGCCGAGGCACTGGACAACGGCCATGACGCGGCCGGCGCGGAGCTCGTGCACGAGATGACCGACGCCGGTTCCGTCCGCGCCCTGCGCCTGCGCTGGCGCAGCCGCATGCGGACCGGCTGGGCGGCCGCAGCGCCGATCCTGCATCTCGACGCGACGCTGCGCCCGGAACTCGTCCAAACCTACCTGCCGCGGTTGCGTCTAGGCACGCCCGTCGCCGCGCGCCAGCCCCATGTCCGCGTCCTCCAGGTCACCGGCAGCCCGACCTCGGCTCGCGCCCTGACGCCCTCGGCCGATGCGCCCGAGCGGGACCGCAAGGCCGCCGCGAGCCGTCTGCGCGATCTCCGCGCCTGGATCGAGCTCCGGGCCCGCCAGTGCCATCGCCCCGGACAGGCCATCGATCTGCTGATCGTTGGGCAGAAGGCAGCCATCGATGCGCTCAGGTCGGCCGGGCTGCCGCCGCGTGTGGAAGCGGTGCATTTCAACGCGCTGAGCGGGCTCGACCGCTGGGGCGGGATCGGCGGCATGGTGATCCTCGGCCGCACTTTGCCTGCGCCTCACACGGTCGAACTGATCGCCATGGCGCTGACCGGCCGGATGCCCGCACCGAACCCGGAGGACGCGGGCTGGTGGTATCCCATGGTCGAACGCCGCGTGCGGCTCGCTGGCGACCGGACCGCGCCGCTCGCGATGGAGGAACATGCCGATCCCATCGCCGAGGCGGTGCGCTGGAGCATCTGCGAGGGCGAGCTGATCCAGGCGATGGGCCGTGGGCGCGGTGTCAACCGCACCGCCGCCACTCCGCTCGAGATCGACCTGCTCACGGACGTGGTCCTGCCGATCACGGTGGATGCGCTGGTGCCGTGGTCCGAGCTCCGGCCGACCCGGCGCGACCTGATGGCGCTGACCGGCATCGTGCTCGAGAACGCCGCCGACATGGCGGCTTGCTTTCCGGAGCTCTGGCCAACCCGCGAGGCCGCGAAGAAGGACGGCCAGAGGAAGGGGACAAATGACTATTATAGAGACCTCTATAATAGCAGATTGTCCCCTTCCTCTGCGGAAGTGACCTACCGCCCGACAGGTGCTGGCCATCGCACCCGGACCGCTCGCGCCGATCTCACCCGCATCCCTGATCCGGAAGCCTGGCTCACCAACCGCCTCGGGCCACTCGCCAGCTTCGAGCTGACGGTGTGCAACAGCGATGCATCAGAGGCCAATGGTCCGTCAAGCGCCGTGCGTCTCGACGCCCTCGCATCCCGTCTGACCGCCAGCATGCAGGCCGTCCTCGTCGCGCGCCGCGCCGCCCTCGATGTGCTCTCGGCACGGCTGGAGGCGGCGAAGCCCGTCGCCCCGACGCGATCCGTTCACCCCAAACCCACAGAGGAGATAGACGCATGA
- a CDS encoding type II toxin-antitoxin system RelE/ParE family toxin, which produces MPKPWRLTRHAERALVEIARWTLETFGPRQAEAYETDLVARCAAIAAGEAYSQDCRRMIDPDLPEDLRFTRAGQHFIVFFEMPDQVIVVDVLHGRSDLPRRLAALGPPKDPEHPWQ; this is translated from the coding sequence ATGCCGAAGCCCTGGCGGCTCACGCGACACGCGGAACGCGCGCTCGTCGAGATCGCACGCTGGACGCTGGAGACCTTTGGGCCGCGCCAGGCCGAGGCTTACGAGACGGACCTCGTCGCCCGCTGCGCCGCTATTGCCGCCGGTGAGGCGTACTCGCAGGACTGCCGCCGCATGATCGACCCCGACCTGCCGGAGGATTTGCGCTTCACGCGGGCGGGACAGCATTTCATCGTGTTCTTCGAGATGCCGGACCAGGTGATCGTCGTCGACGTGCTTCACGGCCGCTCTGACCTGCCGCGCCGACTAGCGGCCCTGGGGCCTCCGAAGGATCCGGAACACCCCTGGCAGTAG
- a CDS encoding type II toxin-antitoxin system ParD family antitoxin has product MPTRNVVLTDSQTDLIDRLIADGRYQNASEALRAGLRLLEREEAEMTALRDRLAAGLEEARSGVLSEGSGEDAIRRAFAAARTAS; this is encoded by the coding sequence ATGCCGACTCGCAATGTCGTCCTGACCGACAGCCAGACCGACCTGATCGACCGGCTGATTGCCGATGGCCGCTACCAGAATGCTTCGGAGGCGCTGCGCGCCGGGCTTCGCCTGCTGGAGCGCGAGGAGGCCGAGATGACCGCCTTGCGCGACCGGCTCGCCGCGGGGCTCGAGGAGGCACGCTCGGGTGTGCTCTCCGAGGGCTCCGGTGAGGACGCGATCCGCAGGGCCTTTGCCGCCGCGCGCACCGCGTCCTGA
- a CDS encoding DUF2924 domain-containing protein has product MNKPDPIPARLAALKTTPTPDLKQQWRDLFDSEPPPFNRRYLESRIAYRIQELAYGGLKPETIRRLERLGEELDGGDRAKRSIRADRDRPITGTRLLREWQGVEQIVTVTADGFEWQGRPYKSLSAIARAITGTRWNGWVFFGLKNHRGRT; this is encoded by the coding sequence ATGAACAAGCCCGATCCCATCCCCGCCCGCCTGGCCGCGCTCAAGACCACGCCGACGCCCGACCTGAAGCAACAGTGGCGCGACCTGTTCGACAGCGAGCCGCCGCCGTTCAACCGCCGCTATCTCGAAAGCCGCATCGCCTACCGCATCCAGGAACTCGCCTATGGCGGGTTGAAGCCGGAGACGATCCGGCGGCTGGAACGGCTGGGCGAGGAACTTGACGGCGGCGACCGGGCGAAGCGCAGCATCCGCGCTGATCGCGACCGCCCGATCACCGGCACGCGGCTGCTGCGAGAATGGCAGGGCGTCGAGCAGATCGTCACCGTCACTGCCGATGGCTTCGAATGGCAGGGGCGACCCTACAAGTCGCTGTCCGCCATCGCCCGCGCCATCACCGGCACGCGGTGGAACGGCTGGGTGTTCTTCGGGCTCAAGAACCACAGGGGGCGGACGTGA
- a CDS encoding recombinase family protein produces MTKPPEKSKVVRKLRCAVYTRKSSEEGLEQEFNSLHAQREACEAYIASQRSEGWVLVRDQYDDGGISGGTLERPGLKRLLEDIEDGLVDVVVVYKIDRLSRSLADFAKLVEVFDRNGVTFVSVTQSFNTTTSMGRLTLNILLSFAQFEREVTAERIRDKVAASRKKGMWMGGVPPFGYRVENRKLVIDDESAAHVRWIFARFLEIGSCTELAREVGTRGLRTPRGNRIDKKYIYRMLSNRAYIGEAVHKGESYPGEHDATIDREMWDRVHAILQESPRKRAARTRADTPALLKGLLFGPDGAAFSPTHTRKGGRLYRYYVSQTVLKHGAGACPVGRVPAGEIERAVIDQLRAVLRQPEIVAGTWKAARAHADDISEADARAALQQLDPLWDELFPAEQARIVALLVERVDVGTDGLNVGLRIDGLSSLAREMLARGVGEAA; encoded by the coding sequence GTGACGAAGCCGCCTGAAAAATCCAAGGTCGTCCGCAAGCTGCGGTGCGCGGTCTACACCCGGAAATCCTCCGAGGAAGGGCTTGAGCAGGAGTTCAACAGCCTCCACGCCCAGCGGGAGGCCTGCGAGGCGTACATCGCCAGCCAGCGCTCCGAGGGCTGGGTGCTGGTTCGCGATCAGTATGACGACGGCGGCATCTCCGGCGGCACGCTGGAACGCCCCGGATTGAAGCGGCTGCTGGAGGATATCGAGGACGGGCTGGTCGACGTGGTGGTGGTCTATAAGATCGACCGCCTGAGCCGGTCGTTGGCGGATTTCGCCAAGCTGGTCGAGGTGTTCGATCGGAACGGCGTGACGTTCGTCTCGGTCACGCAGTCGTTCAACACCACCACCTCCATGGGGCGGCTGACGCTGAACATCCTGCTCAGCTTCGCCCAGTTCGAGCGCGAGGTGACGGCCGAGCGCATCCGCGACAAGGTCGCCGCCAGCCGGAAGAAGGGGATGTGGATGGGCGGGGTGCCGCCCTTCGGTTACCGGGTCGAGAACCGGAAGCTGGTGATCGACGACGAGAGCGCCGCGCATGTGCGCTGGATCTTCGCCCGCTTCCTCGAGATCGGGTCCTGCACGGAACTGGCGCGGGAGGTCGGCACGCGGGGCCTCCGGACGCCGCGCGGCAACCGGATCGACAAGAAATACATCTACCGGATGCTCAGCAACCGCGCCTACATCGGCGAGGCGGTCCACAAGGGCGAGAGCTACCCCGGCGAGCACGATGCCACCATCGACCGTGAGATGTGGGACCGCGTCCACGCCATCCTGCAGGAGAGCCCGCGCAAGCGCGCCGCGCGCACCCGCGCCGACACGCCCGCGCTACTGAAGGGGCTGCTGTTCGGTCCCGATGGCGCCGCCTTCTCGCCAACGCACACCCGCAAGGGCGGGCGGCTGTACCGTTACTACGTCAGCCAGACCGTGCTGAAGCATGGTGCTGGTGCGTGTCCGGTCGGCCGCGTGCCCGCTGGCGAGATCGAGCGCGCCGTCATAGACCAACTCCGCGCCGTGCTCCGCCAGCCCGAGATCGTTGCGGGAACGTGGAAGGCGGCACGTGCCCACGCCGACGACATCTCCGAGGCCGACGCCCGTGCGGCCCTGCAGCAGCTCGACCCGCTTTGGGACGAACTCTTCCCCGCCGAACAGGCACGCATTGTGGCGCTGTTAGTCGAGCGTGTCGACGTAGGCACGGACGGGCTCAACGTCGGGCTCCGCATCGACGGACTCAGCAGCCTCGCTCGCGAGATGCTGGCCAGGGGCGTCGGAGAAGCGGCGTGA
- a CDS encoding type II toxin-antitoxin system Phd/YefM family antitoxin: MQTLSAKDAKYGFGRLIDLARAEPVAVAKHGRTVVVVLAVEEYERLKAVEADAAPKAPGGAQSEE, encoded by the coding sequence ATGCAGACCCTGAGCGCGAAAGACGCGAAGTACGGCTTCGGACGGTTGATCGATCTCGCCCGAGCCGAGCCGGTGGCGGTGGCCAAGCACGGGCGGACTGTCGTCGTCGTGTTGGCCGTCGAGGAATATGAACGGCTGAAGGCGGTCGAGGCCGACGCAGCCCCCAAAGCCCCCGGTGGCGCTCAGAGTGAAGAATGA